AGAGCTCACGTCCTCGCAACGTTGAACCGGCCAGGCCGCCCGCCTCGCGTCCATTCATGTATTCATGTCACGCTTCGATCACCACGGCATGCGCCACGCAGGGTATGGATTCGCCCTGTTGGCAGCTGAGAGGGCTCATGAGAGCCCCGGTAGCAACGAGGAGCACATTCTTGTACGTGCCCTTCTCCATCTCCTTCAGGACGTGCCCAAACGTCACCACCGCAGAGCACGCGCATCCACTGCCTCCTGCCCCGACATGCTGCGACTTGGTGTCAAACAGCATGAGGCCGCAGTCCCTGTAATTGGCGCCGAGCTCAACGCCGTTGTCTCTCACCAGCTCCTTCAGCATTTCACTTCCGAAGGACGCAAGATCGCCCGTGAGTATGAGGTCGTAATCCTTGGGGCCACGGCCGGTGTCGGCAAAGTGCGTGAGAAGCGTGTCAGCGGCAGCTGGCGCCATCGCGCCTCCCATGTCGTGCACGTCCTTGAGGCCGAGGTCTACCACCTTTCCAACAGTCGCGTGCGTCAGCTTCGGACCCGTTCCCGACGAAGCGAGCACCGCCGCTCCCGCGCCGGTGACCGTATACTGTGATGTGGTCTTGCGCTGGATGTTCAATTCTATCGGATACCTGTACTGCCGCTCAGCGGTCTGGTAATGGCTCGAGCAAGCGACCAGGACGTAGTCGGCGAAGCCGCCATCGATCACCATCCCCGCGAGCGCGAGGCTCATCGCGCACGTGGAGCACGCGCCGTATAGGCCGAAGTATGGGATGGAAAGCTGCCTCGCCGAATAGCCTGCGGAGATTATCTGGTTGAGAAGATCGCCAGCCATGTAATAGTCCACCATGCTCTTCTCGATCTTAGCACGTTCGATGGCGATCTTCGCGGCTTGCTCCAGGATCTTCGTCTCACTTTTCTCGGGCGTTCTCTCGCCGTACGCGTGGTCCGGCAGGACGACGTCGAAGTCGGAAGCCAGTGGCCCCTTGCCCTCTACCGGCCCCACGACCGTCCCTGTCCCCACGATGATCGGCGGGCTAGCGAACTTGACGGTGCTTCTGCCGAGCTTCTTGGCGGGCACGGTCCTCTGGCCTCCTTCATCACGGCGAGGCTATGAACTTGATGGCCGCCACCGCGACGCCTGCGAGAGTCGCGTAAACTATGACGGGCCCGGCGATGATGAACATCTTCGCGCCCATGCCGAGAACCCATCCCTCGCGTTTGAAATCCATGGCAGCAGCGACTATGGTATTGGCGAACCCGGTTATGGGCACGGCCGCCCCGGCGCCCGCGAATTCGCCGAGCTCATCATAGATCCCAAGGCCCGTCGCCACCACGCCCACGAGGATCATGACAGCAAGGGTTGGAGCGGACGCAGCGTTGAGATCGAGGCCGCGGGATTTGAAGAACTCGAGCACGACCTGTCCGAGGATAGCTATGGCGCCGCCGACCACGAAGGCCACGAGCACGTTGCGCAGGTAACGCGGCCTCGGCTTCCTTTTCTGGACGAGCTCCTTGTAAGCCAGCTGCCGTCTCTTTTCTTCTTGCGAGGCTTGGGTCATGTGCGGCAGGTTCGACACCTGCTTCTTCGCTTTCTCCGACGCCACCGTAGATCTCTCCTCGCCGAGCTCGACATCACGTCCCGTCCACCGCAAACGCGATGTGAACGTCGGCTTTGTACTTTGTGACCTTGCCGTCGTCCACGGACGCGGTCATGTTCGTTACCTCGACCCCAGTGATGTTCCTGATGGTCTGGGATGCGGCCCTGACAGCCTGGTTCACCGCGTCCTCCCAGCTCGTTGGGGACTCTCCCATGAGCTCAACTATCTTCACTACTGGCACTCTCAAGCGACCCCCTTTCTCCCAAGTAATTATGCTCACAGCGTCAGGCTTTAATTCCCGGGGTGCTTCGCCACCGCGGGTGCCCCGGCGAATGCCGCAGAGAAGCGCGAAGCCCCGCACCGTATGAGAAGGGCCAGTGCAGGGCGTTCCGTCGTCTGCGTGCCGCCACGTCTTCGCTTTTGCGGTCCAGGGTCGCTTGTACATATGCGCGCGGCTGCAGCGCCGCGCGTCTCAGCCGCCGTCCTCTTCGGGTTCAGGTCAGCTCTTGTCTCAAGCGGCGAAGAGCCCTCTGCTCGATCTTCGAGACCTGGGGCTGCGATATGCCCAAGGCCCGGGCGACCTCCACCTGTTTCATCTCGTCAAAGAACCTCAGCTTAAGCACGGCGCGTTCCGACGGGTTCAGCCTTGTCATGGCCTGCTCTAGAGCGATGGACTCGACCTTCTCGTCTGCGAAGGATTCACCGGTCGCAATCTGCTCCTCGAGCGGGCCGGGGCTTTCTTCGGAGACAGCCTCTGAAAGGGACAGAACGGGTTGAAACGCCTCGCGGGTCTCCGCAACCTCTTCACGGGACAAGCCGGTTTCGGTGGCGACTTCCTCCACGGTGGGCTCGCGGCCGAAAGACGCCCGGAGCCTTTCCCTGGCAGCCTCCACCCGGGCAGCTCGCTCCCGAAGGCTCCTTCCGACTCTCACAGCCCCGGTATCGCGCAGGTGACGCCTTATTTCCCCCATTATGACCGGAACCGCGTACGTCGAAAAGCGAACGCCGAGCGATGGGTCGAACCTGTCAGCCGCATGCAGCAGCCCCAGGCAGCCCACCTGAAACAGGTCCTCTGGGTCGCTCGACCTCTGCGAGAACCGGCTGACTATGCTCATCACGAGCCGCAGGTTCCTCGAGACAAGCTCCTCGCGGGCCCCCGCGTCCCCGCCGCGGATACGCGCGGCAAGCTCGCGAACCTCCTCGTCGGACAGAAGAGGAGTATCGGGGAACCGCACACCTTCAAGACCGCGGTCCATGCTCCTCGCTCCCTGCCATGCGCGGAGCCTTGGTCATGGTGACCCGAACTCCGGCCCCTGGCCTGGACCACACATCAAGGGTGTCGGACAGGGCCTCCATGATAGTGAACCCCATGCCCATTCGGTCGGGGGACGTCGTGAACGCAGGCCGGCGGGCCTGCTCGACGTCGGCGATTCCGCGGCCGCTATCCTCAACGGTGACCGTGAGCACCTCGCCGTCGATGGATGCGCGGATGCGCACGGGGCCGCCGGGGTTGTCATATCCATGGAGCACGACGTTGGAGACGGCCTCGGAGACTATGAGCTTGATGTCGTCTATCTCTTCCACTGTGAACGAGTCGATCTGCGATGCGAAGCACGCTACCGCTACCCTGGCAAACTCGACGTTCTGCGCGATGGCGGGAAACTCGAACGTCACATGGTTCGTCGCGCCCATCCCGTCACACCCCCGATGCCCGCGCCCATGCCTCGTCCTCGGTCTCGCACACGGGGATGATGGTCGCCAGGCCCGAGAGCTCGAAGACCTTGCGAACCTGCGGAGACGGCGACACCGCGACAAGGCTGCCGCCGCGGGCGCGAAGCCGCTTGTACCTGCCGAGGATGACGCCCAGGCCCGAGCTGTCGATGAACGTCACGTCGCGCAGCACCAGGAACATACAGGTGACGTCGGGCCTTGCGTCGAGCTCCTCCTCAACCCTTCCACGGAAATCGGGTGCAGTCCCAAGATCGAGCTCTCCCGAGAGGCGAACCACAAGAACGTTTCCGATGGCCCTGGTCTCGGTCCTCATGCGTAGCCCTCCCGCTACATCCTTCCATATACTGCCATTTGGACGCTCCCGACCGGTTTTATTCTACAGCTCTACCGCGAGTCCTCCCCGAGCAAGCAAAAACGCGCGGCGTCGCCTGTCGCCCGCCACGCGTTGTTTCCAACAGCTGAACCCGGCCAGCGGTTGGATCGTTTGCAGCCTAAGCACATCGCCGGGAGTTCGCGGCCACCCTTCGCGTGAGGTAGGTGCTGTCGGGGTTGCCAGGAAATCAGGCGAAAGCTCACAGCGCCATACCTAGATGAGCCTAGGTTCAGTCCTTCCCCACCCGGAAGAGCGCTCTCAGCATGTTGCGGGTGGCACGAAACAGCACCCTGAACACGCTCCCGCGCTTCACCTCCTCCGCAGCTACAAGGTCGACCCGCGCGACCTCGGTCCCGTCCTCCAGACGCGCAATGAGATCCCCGACCTTCTGTCCCTTCTGCACCGGGGCGTTGATCCTCTCCGGAAGGATCATCTCGCTCGTTACCTTGCCCTCCTCGCCGCGACGCACCACGGCAACAAGGGGATCCTTCGCGACGATGTCGACTTTCTCGACCACGCCGCGCGCCACGTCCAGTTGTGCCATGACCTGGCCCTGCGACGCGATCTCGACGCCGGCGTAATGTCTGAACCCGAAATCCAGGAGAGCCGACGCCTCCTTGAACCGGAGCTGAGAATCGGCCACGTTCAATACGACCGCTATGAGCCTTAGGCCTCCTCTCTTCGCCGTGGCTGACAGGCAGTACCCCGCTTCCTCCGTAAAACCGGTCTTGAGGCCATCAGCCCCCTCGTAGGACTTGATAAGCCTGTTGGTGTTCACGAGAATGTTCTTGCCGCCCCGCACGTAGTCGATCCAAGTAGTGAACCACTCGTGTACTTTCGGGTAGCGGAGCAGGGCGCGGGACATGATGGCGATGTCGCGCGCGGTCGTGTAATGGTCTCGCTGAGGAAGCCCGTGGCAATTGGCGAAATGGGTGCCAGTCATCCCCAGTTCGCGGGCGCGCTGGTTCATCATGTCCACGAAAGCCTCTTCGCTCCCGGCGATGTGCTCTGCCACAGCCACGCTCGCGTCATTCGCAGACACGATGGCGATGGCCTTCAAGAGGTCAGCGAGGCTCATCTCCTCCCCGACCTCGAGCCAGATCTGGGACCCTCCCATCTCCATAGCGTGCTCGCTTGTGACCACCATGTCATCCAGGCTGACTTTCCCCTGCTCTATCGCTTCCATCGCGAGGAGCATGGTCATGATCTTTGTAATGCTCGCGGGCGCCATCCTCTTGTCGGGCTCCTTTTCAAAGAGAACCCTCCCTGACACGGCGTCCATGAGCACCGCCGAGCCAGCAGTGATCGACACGCTTGGGGCCGGGCCTTGCTGTTTCTCCTGGGCTGCCACTTGAACGGGTAGCGCGGCGCTCCACACGTAGACCACGGCAACCGCGAGCGTCGCAAGAGCGATACCCGTCGGCACTCTCCGCGCATGCATCTTGCATCCCCTCCCGCACCCTCGAGGACCATCGAAAGCTCTCGATCAGGTACATATTCGGGCGGATGCAGGTATATACCCGAATCCGCCCAGAGGGGAAGACCCATGGCAGCATCGCAGCTCAGCGAGATACCCGGGGTGATGAACGTCGAAGGTTGCGCGTCTCACGCCACTTAGGCGGCCGCACACGATGTAGGATGTAGACAGATCTCGTAAGCCCGCGCCGCTTCTCAACGCCGCGGTGCCGTCAAAAGTGTCCGCCTCGGCCCCGCGCAGGGCATGCGTGCGCCGCAAAGCGGACCGCACCAAGCCACTAGCGGAACCGCTCGTCACGCCGGGAACGGGCTACCTGTGACTGCACGACGGGGCGTCAGAATCCGGCAACTTGCCTGATGGCCCTGAAGACCTGCGAAGCCCCGCGCTGCGTCAGCGCTGGGCGCCGATAACCCGTTTCACCAAGAGCGGCGGAGACGGAGGCGACTGGGAGATCGTATACGCCGATGACACAAGGCGCGACGCTTCCTCGATGCTGGCAGCGTTATTCGTATGCAGAAGAGCAAGCGGCTCCCCTGCGGCCACCTCCTGGCCGATCTTCTTCTCCACGACAAGCCCGGCCGCGGGGTCGATTGCCTCGTCCTTGACTCGCCGCCCCGCACCGAGTATCATCGCGGCGACGCCGACCCGCTCTGCGTCGATCGCGCTGACGTAGCCCGACGCATGACTCGGAACGGGCACGGTGTGCGCTGCGCGCGGAAGGATCTCAGGACGTTCGCATACGGTCGCGTCTCCGCCTTGCGCCGCCACAAACTCGGCAAATTTGGCGAGAGCTGACCCGTTTTCAAGGAGCCTGCCAAGGAGCTCCCGGGCTCGGTCGGTGTCGGAAGCCGCCCCGCCCAGCACGAGCATGAGCGACCCAAGGGTCAAACAAAGCTCGATTAGATCGGACGGCCCCTGCCCCCGAAGCGCATCGATGGCCTCCCTGACCTCCAGCGCATTCCCCACAGCAAGCCCTAGAGGCTGGCTCATGTCGCTCACGACAGCCGCGGCCCTCCGGCCTGCCCCCTCCACGATCTCCACCATCAAATGCGCCAGAGCCACTGCGTCCTCGTCCGACTTCATGAACGCCCCGCTGCCAGCCTTCACGTCGAACACGATGGCGTCGGAGCCGCACGCCAGTTTCTTGCTGCACACGCTGCTCGCTATGAGCGGCATGCTGTCTACCGTGGCCGTGACATCGCGCAGCGCATACAGCTTCTTGTCGGCCGGCGCCACCGCCGCGGTCTGGCCGACCACGGCGACACCAATGGAGTTCACGTTGCGGACGAACGCGTCCTTGGAAAGGTCCACACGGAACCCGGGGATCGACTCAAGCTTGTCGAGGGTGCCGCCGGTATGCCCAAGCCCGCGACCGGACATCTTCGCCACCGGCACCCCCGCCGCAGCCACGAGGGGCGCCAGAACGAGCGTTGTCTTGTCGCCGACCCCGCCGGTGCTGTGTTTGTCCACCTTGACTCCGCGGATCGCCGAAAGGTCCACGGTCTCCCCTGACCTCGCCATGGCTATCGTGAGGTCGCGCGTTTCGCGCGCGCTCATCCCCTGGAAGAACACAGCCATGCACCACGCCGACATCTGGTAATCCGGGATATCCCCCCGCGTGAATCCGTCCACGAGGAACGTTATCTCCTCACGGGAGAGTTCCTCGCCCCGCCTCTTCTTGAGGATGATGTCATACGGCCTCATCGCGCGTTTTCCCTCCTCGTGATCGCGCCAACGCGGGAGCCGGCGCCTTCCTCTGCGCCCCCGCGGCAGCGTTCACGCTCGTGGATCCGAACGGACGCGGCTCTCCGACGGCGGAATCGTCGCCGGCCACGTCTCCGGGACGATCCGTCGACGCTGCTGGCGCGCCCTCTACTCTTGCCCTCGGGTGCGCAGAGTCGTATATCTCCTTAAGCTTGCCCTTGGCAAGGTGCGTATAGACCTGCGTCGTCGCGATGTCGACATGTCCCAGCATCTCCTGGACGGACCGCAGGTCTGCGCCATTCTCGAGAAGGTGCGTCGCGAAACAGTGACGCAGGGTATGGGGCGTCACCCGCTTCTGTATGCCCGCCTTCGCGGCGTACGCCTTGATTATCTTCCAAAAGCCCTGCCTGGTCATTCTTCTGCCGCGGGCGTTCACGAAGAGCGCGTTCTCAGCGTGGTTCCGCACCAAGAGCGGCCTTGCAGAACGGAGATAAGCGCGCACCCAGCCCGACGCCACGCGGCCAACAGGAACGATCCTCTCCTTGGCTCCCTTCCCCAAGCACCTCACGTAGCCCATCTCGACGTTCAGGTCGCCGATATCGAGCGATACAAGCTCCGACACGCGCATGCCGGTCGCATAAAGCACCTCCAGCATCGCCTTGTCCCTCACCCCTGCCGGGGCCTCAGTGCTAGGCATTTCGAGAAGCCGGCCGACCTCCTCGAGGCTGAGGACGCCTGGAAGACGCCGTTCCTGCTTGGGAGAGCCGAGGTTCACCGTGGGATCCCGCTGGATCTTGCCCTCGCGATCGAGGAACCGATAAAACCCTCTGATCGCCGCGAGCTGCCTACACACGCTGGACGCGGCCTTTCCCTGCCGCTTGAGATGCTCGATGTACGCCATGATGGTGTCCTGCGTGACCTCGTCCAGCGTTCTGCCCTGGCACTCCTCCACGAAACTGGTGAATTGGTTCAGGTCCCTAGCGTACGATTCCAGGCTGTTCTGCGCAAGGCCCCGTTCCACCGCTAGGTATGCGAGGAATTCGTCCAACAGGATCACGCCGCCCTCGCCTCCGTCGCGGGACAAATCCAGACCTGCCACGCTTGCCCGCTGTTTCCAGTATAACACCATGCAAGGGTGGCCGCAATTTCCTGCGCGGGGCCGGAGGACAAGCTCGGGCGTGCCGCCTGGGCATGAGGTCACGCGTTTTCCCTCGCCTCGTGACTTCGTGAGTTGTCGGCCGTCCCAGTGGTCCCACGAGAGCATTCAAGGTCAGGCCAGAGGCCGGACCCAGCCTGTCCCTGCTCTGGCGAACTACGCCTAAGTGAGGGTGCGGTGGCCCTTGCCTCATTCCTAGCAGTTGCCGGTCGCCGGCGTTGAACATCGGCAACCCCGGGCGTGGCCCCTCCGCCGGGAAGTAGCGCGAGCCTTCGGCGACATGCCTAAAGCAGGTACTTGGATACCAGCCTGATGAACGCCGGTGCTACGTACGTGTCCGCGACGCTCCCGATGACTAGGAGGATCACGGCTCCGAGACACACGGCCGCCGTGAAGACGAATTGCGGGTAGATTTGGGTTCTCCTCTGGCTCAGCCTGTCCACGGCGAGAGTCACCGCAAACGCGAGCGAAACCTCGCACGCCGCCAGTATCGCAGGGATTATGAAGACATGCTGGGGGAGCACAGACGCGGCCGCCAGGATGACCCCCTTGGCACCCATCTCGTCGACGAGGAAACCCACGGTGAATCCGATGACGAAGCCTCTCAGGAACAGCAGAACCAGGATGCCGGGAGCCCCAATGACGGTGAGCCCTAACACCAGGGCCAACGCGACGGTCTTAAGGTTATTGTACAGCGCCTGCCTGGACGCAGCCGCCCCGCCAGCCTGGCCCTGTCCCTGGCCTCCGAAGCCCCTGAAAAAAACCATGAGGTCCTCAGCCAACTCCGCTCTTTGGCTCTCGGGCAATGCCTTCACCGAAAGGGAGCCGAAGATGACCCCCATCACAAACATGAACATGACCAGGACGAGGACGGGCAGGTGCCGCCTCAGGGAATCGCCGGAAGGCGCGAGAAGGGAACGCGAATCGTCCAGCATCACACCACCCTCCTCCGGACTACCTCCCTAGATGTGTATGTCCGCACCCACGGCGATATTCCCGGCTAAACGAGCCCTCTCGCTATCGCCATGAAGAGGCCGAGGAGGGTCTTGCCGTCTCTGATCTCACCCCTCGCTATCATGTCATCTAGCTCCGCGCGGGACACTCGCCTGGTCTCGATGACCTCGTCCTCATCGGGCCTCTCATCTCCCGGCTCAAGGCTCCTCGCAAAGAAAAGGTGCAGCACCTCATCACAGAACCCCGGGGACGTGTAGAACGGCACGACTTCCTCGAGGACGCCCGCCCGGTAACCAGTCTCTTCCTCGAGCTCGCGCGCGGCGCACCGAAGAGGGTCCTCGCCTGGCTCGAGCTTCCCCGCGGGGATCTCCCATAGAGCTGACCGAACCGGGTACCTGAATTGACGCACAAGGATCACCGAGCTGTCGTGGTCTACAGCGACCACCGCAACCCCGCCCGGATGTTCCACGACTTCGCGCCGCGACCGCCTGCCCGACGGAAGCTCCACATCGTCCACGCGCAGCCGCAGGACGCTCCCGCTGTACACCGTCGTAGAGCGCAGCTGCCTTTCCACAAGGTTTGGTTCGTCCAATCTCGATCCCTCCAAGATCGTGGGCCGGTGGCATCACACGGCCCAAAGATGCGTATCCTAACTACGTGCGGGGCACAGGTCGTCGCCGCACTTGTGCGGGTTGCTAAGTATGTCGCCACAGGTTCGCGCTGCTCTCCGGCGGGGCGGTCCTGCCCAGGGTTGCCGGTGCTTGCACGACGGGGCGTAGGGAATTCGGCTGTCTTAAGCGCCAAACTCGAACGAAGAAGCGTAAGGTACGGGAGGCTGATTTGCGCATGACCGTTATCATGCACGGGCACGCCATCTGGATAGCCGGAAAACCCAGGGAGGTCCTGCGGGCCCTTGCCGCCCTTTCCAAGAGTCACGCCACCCTCGGCGACCTTCTGTCGCCTGCCACGAAGCGCTGAGACTATGTCAAAGGTTCAGCGCACCGCTTGTGCGATCTTCCCCGCGAGCATGCCCGCAGCGCCCGCTGCCAGGAAGAACACCGGGTCCTCGTCTGGCCCCCTCCCCATGGACGTGACGCGGATGCCTTCCCGGTTGAGCCTGTCGACAGCCGGCCGTCCGTCCTCGGTGAGAATGACGTGCCGCCGGTCTATCCCGTGCTCGGCAAGTTGAGCCATGAGGCGGCGCCACTCGCTGCGATGCAGCTCTGGCAAGGCTACAAGGCAAGGTACCAGGGCGATCTCAGAAAGCACCGTGAGGGTGTGGTGGCTCACCCCGAAATGCCTCGCACGCTCGTCCGAGAAACTCACCCTGGGGACAATGACCGGCGTCCCTCCGAGAGAATACGCCGCGTTTACCACTTGTCCCTGCTCGATTCCGGAGAACCCGTACTTCGTCCCCGTGCCTGCTTGCCCAGGGCCCATGCCTACGATGACGGCGTCAGCACGGGCGCACGCTCGCGCCGCAGCGAGGGCAGAGTAGACCGTCACGGCCTCGAGGTCGCCGCCGAACGCGTGGCCGCAGGTGATGACCGAGTCGACGAGGCCTCTCTTCTTTAGGGCCGGCACGAGCGTGCTGTACGCAACTGGTAAGGCTCCTCCGTCCGTCATCACGTATACGACCCGCGCCGCTCCGCCCGCAGCCTCCTTTATCCCGGCCGCAGCAGGCGCGATCATGCTGTGAAGCTCACAAGCGACCACCGGTATCCCACCCAGTGAGCGAAACGCCTCTATCTCCCGCCGGTGCGGGCTCGCCTCCTCCTCGACGGCCAAGCACCGGACCTGCACCGGCGTGTAGCGGACCTTCATTATGTGGCCTGGACCCGCTCGCATGTCCAAACGCGTCCTGCCGATCAC
The nucleotide sequence above comes from Bacillota bacterium. Encoded proteins:
- a CDS encoding anti-sigma F factor; translation: MGATNHVTFEFPAIAQNVEFARVAVACFASQIDSFTVEEIDDIKLIVSEAVSNVVLHGYDNPGGPVRIRASIDGEVLTVTVEDSGRGIADVEQARRPAFTTSPDRMGMGFTIMEALSDTLDVWSRPGAGVRVTMTKAPRMAGSEEHGPRS
- a CDS encoding SigB/SigF/SigG family RNA polymerase sigma factor encodes the protein MDRGLEGVRFPDTPLLSDEEVRELAARIRGGDAGAREELVSRNLRLVMSIVSRFSQRSSDPEDLFQVGCLGLLHAADRFDPSLGVRFSTYAVPVIMGEIRRHLRDTGAVRVGRSLRERAARVEAARERLRASFGREPTVEEVATETGLSREEVAETREAFQPVLSLSEAVSEESPGPLEEQIATGESFADEKVESIALEQAMTRLNPSERAVLKLRFFDEMKQVEVARALGISQPQVSKIEQRALRRLRQELT
- a CDS encoding pyrimidine-nucleoside phosphorylase; this encodes MRPYDIILKKRRGEELSREEITFLVDGFTRGDIPDYQMSAWCMAVFFQGMSARETRDLTIAMARSGETVDLSAIRGVKVDKHSTGGVGDKTTLVLAPLVAAAGVPVAKMSGRGLGHTGGTLDKLESIPGFRVDLSKDAFVRNVNSIGVAVVGQTAAVAPADKKLYALRDVTATVDSMPLIASSVCSKKLACGSDAIVFDVKAGSGAFMKSDEDAVALAHLMVEIVEGAGRRAAAVVSDMSQPLGLAVGNALEVREAIDALRGQGPSDLIELCLTLGSLMLVLGGAASDTDRARELLGRLLENGSALAKFAEFVAAQGGDATVCERPEILPRAAHTVPVPSHASGYVSAIDAERVGVAAMILGAGRRVKDEAIDPAAGLVVEKKIGQEVAAGEPLALLHTNNAASIEEASRLVSSAYTISQSPPSPPLLVKRVIGAQR
- the spoIIM gene encoding stage II sporulation protein M; this translates as MLDDSRSLLAPSGDSLRRHLPVLVLVMFMFVMGVIFGSLSVKALPESQRAELAEDLMVFFRGFGGQGQGQAGGAAASRQALYNNLKTVALALVLGLTVIGAPGILVLLFLRGFVIGFTVGFLVDEMGAKGVILAAASVLPQHVFIIPAILAACEVSLAFAVTLAVDRLSQRRTQIYPQFVFTAAVCLGAVILLVIGSVADTYVAPAFIRLVSKYLL
- a CDS encoding DUF3866 family protein, with translation MVRARTGVVKSVTPFGPGVAKADVVCDGQPAEALCYEALTGPCAPGDEVVLNTTAVELGLGTGGHHFVMWVIGRTRLDMRAGPGHIMKVRYTPVQVRCLAVEEEASPHRREIEAFRSLGGIPVVACELHSMIAPAAAGIKEAAGGAARVVYVMTDGGALPVAYSTLVPALKKRGLVDSVITCGHAFGGDLEAVTVYSALAAARACARADAVIVGMGPGQAGTGTKYGFSGIEQGQVVNAAYSLGGTPVIVPRVSFSDERARHFGVSHHTLTVLSEIALVPCLVALPELHRSEWRRLMAQLAEHGIDRRHVILTEDGRPAVDRLNREGIRVTSMGRGPDEDPVFFLAAGAAGMLAGKIAQAVR
- the spoVAD gene encoding stage V sporulation protein AD, giving the protein MPAKKLGRSTVKFASPPIIVGTGTVVGPVEGKGPLASDFDVVLPDHAYGERTPEKSETKILEQAAKIAIERAKIEKSMVDYYMAGDLLNQIISAGYSARQLSIPYFGLYGACSTCAMSLALAGMVIDGGFADYVLVACSSHYQTAERQYRYPIELNIQRKTTSQYTVTGAGAAVLASSGTGPKLTHATVGKVVDLGLKDVHDMGGAMAPAAADTLLTHFADTGRGPKDYDLILTGDLASFGSEMLKELVRDNGVELGANYRDCGLMLFDTKSQHVGAGGSGCACSAVVTFGHVLKEMEKGTYKNVLLVATGALMSPLSCQQGESIPCVAHAVVIEA
- the xerD gene encoding site-specific tyrosine recombinase XerD, producing MVLYWKQRASVAGLDLSRDGGEGGVILLDEFLAYLAVERGLAQNSLESYARDLNQFTSFVEECQGRTLDEVTQDTIMAYIEHLKRQGKAASSVCRQLAAIRGFYRFLDREGKIQRDPTVNLGSPKQERRLPGVLSLEEVGRLLEMPSTEAPAGVRDKAMLEVLYATGMRVSELVSLDIGDLNVEMGYVRCLGKGAKERIVPVGRVASGWVRAYLRSARPLLVRNHAENALFVNARGRRMTRQGFWKIIKAYAAKAGIQKRVTPHTLRHCFATHLLENGADLRSVQEMLGHVDIATTQVYTHLAKGKLKEIYDSAHPRARVEGAPAASTDRPGDVAGDDSAVGEPRPFGSTSVNAAAGAQRKAPAPALARSRGGKTRDEAV
- a CDS encoding SpoVA/SpoVAEb family sporulation membrane protein, with amino-acid sequence MTQASQEEKRRQLAYKELVQKRKPRPRYLRNVLVAFVVGGAIAILGQVVLEFFKSRGLDLNAASAPTLAVMILVGVVATGLGIYDELGEFAGAGAAVPITGFANTIVAAAMDFKREGWVLGMGAKMFIIAGPVIVYATLAGVAVAAIKFIASP
- a CDS encoding D-alanyl-D-alanine carboxypeptidase; its protein translation is MHARRVPTGIALATLAVAVVYVWSAALPVQVAAQEKQQGPAPSVSITAGSAVLMDAVSGRVLFEKEPDKRMAPASITKIMTMLLAMEAIEQGKVSLDDMVVTSEHAMEMGGSQIWLEVGEEMSLADLLKAIAIVSANDASVAVAEHIAGSEEAFVDMMNQRARELGMTGTHFANCHGLPQRDHYTTARDIAIMSRALLRYPKVHEWFTTWIDYVRGGKNILVNTNRLIKSYEGADGLKTGFTEEAGYCLSATAKRGGLRLIAVVLNVADSQLRFKEASALLDFGFRHYAGVEIASQGQVMAQLDVARGVVEKVDIVAKDPLVAVVRRGEEGKVTSEMILPERINAPVQKGQKVGDLIARLEDGTEVARVDLVAAEEVKRGSVFRVLFRATRNMLRALFRVGKD
- a CDS encoding NUDIX hydrolase, translating into MDEPNLVERQLRSTTVYSGSVLRLRVDDVELPSGRRSRREVVEHPGGVAVVAVDHDSSVILVRQFRYPVRSALWEIPAGKLEPGEDPLRCAARELEEETGYRAGVLEEVVPFYTSPGFCDEVLHLFFARSLEPGDERPDEDEVIETRRVSRAELDDMIARGEIRDGKTLLGLFMAIARGLV
- a CDS encoding anti-sigma factor antagonist (This anti-anti-sigma factor, or anti-sigma factor antagonist, belongs to a family that includes characterized members SpoIIAA, RsbV, RsfA, and RsfB.) gives rise to the protein MRTETRAIGNVLVVRLSGELDLGTAPDFRGRVEEELDARPDVTCMFLVLRDVTFIDSSGLGVILGRYKRLRARGGSLVAVSPSPQVRKVFELSGLATIIPVCETEDEAWARASGV
- a CDS encoding dodecin domain-containing protein, coding for MPVVKIVELMGESPTSWEDAVNQAVRAASQTIRNITGVEVTNMTASVDDGKVTKYKADVHIAFAVDGT